TGAAAATTAACTGTAGaatgattgtttgtaatttaaatGTAGCTATTGAAGAAAAACCTTTTAATATGCATCCAAAGCatagaaagaaaacacaaacaagcaaaagcaaaacataaaagttaaacttgtacaagtactaaatttataaatactgtAGTTTTAAGTGATGTGTatgtatttaaagacagtggacactattgataattgtcaaagattagtcttctcacttggtgtatctcaacatacacataaaataacaagcctgtgaaaatttgagctcaatcggtcgttgaagttgcgagataataatgaaagaaaaaaacgaccttgtcacacgatgcttgatttcgagaactcaaattctaaatctgaggtcttaaaatcaaaatcgtagaaaattacttcttttctcgaaaactacatcacttcagagggaaccgttttccacaatgttttaaaccatcaacctctccccattactcgtcaccaagaaaggttttatgctaatattattttgagtaattaccaatagtgtccactgcctttaagtgatgtGTATGTATTTAAAGAATTGTGACAGCAGCTTTTGATCTAAACATAAAAGTTCAACTTGTACAAGTACTTTCAATTTATCAACACTGTAGTTTGAAGTGATGAACATGTATCTCAAGAAATCTGACAGCAACCTTTGATCTGAATTTGAAAATAACAGTTCAAAAGCAGCCAGGTCGACTTTTTCATTAATGTTAATGCagtacattgtaggcctacatcctTGGAGAAAAATAATTGGAATACCAGTGTAGCAGTTTTCAAATCCCCACTGTACATATATCTTGGAAATTTTCAGCAAGGCAAAGCAACAGACACTTCCATGACAAAACAGCCTAACTGGAAAATCAAACTTGGGGAAAAGCAAGTGAAATGAGCTGTTTTGCTACAAAAACAGaatgaaagtgtaaaaagaggccAAGATAGAACATGTCATATTACATGTATTCTCATCCATACACAATTTTTAAATTGGGAAAAGCGCAGTCAATTAACCAAAAACTCATCTAGATACCTTGTCAATACCATACTTTtaaccttaaagacagtggacactattggtaattgtcaaagaccagtcttctcacttggtgtatctcaacatatgcataaaataacaaacctgtgaacatttgagcttgattggtcgtcggagttgcgagataactatgaaagaaaataacactcttgtcacaccaagtcgtgtgctttcagatgcttgatttccagacctcaaattctaaacttgaggtctcgaaatcaaattcgtggaaaattacttctttctcgaaaactttgtcacttcagaaggagctgtttatcacaatgttttatactatcaacctctcaccattactcattaccaaatgagattttatgctgataattattttgagtaattaccaatagtgtccactgcctttaaaggaacacgttgcctttgatcggccgagttggtctttgaaaagcacttGCAACCGTTTGCTATGGAATGCATATAATGGTTAGAtggataatttaaaagtagaatataaaagtCCACACGAACATGCATCCAAATTGAATGGGTTTActttactttgcgaacaaacACAGTGAGCCATTTTATAGAGTTCAAAGTTTCGAattccacaaaatggctgaccgtgtttgttcgcgacttacatgtaaaaggaaaacctcgcaaTAATGAAGCATGTTTGTGGTGTACAAGTATACTAACCTGTATGTACACTCTTGAGTTTTGCACACATTCAAAGTTCTCTATCTCAACAAAATCAGTAAGCAAAATTAATCACAAGTCATAACTTGTGCTTagaggctttaaaggcactggacaatctTGGTAATTCCTAAAAATAATAGTTGgcataataacaaataacttggtaaagagcaatggagaactgttgatagtataacacattgtgagaaacggctccccctgaagtaacattacgtagtttttgagttcTAAAGAGGGAATTTGTTCCCCAAATAATGACAAGGCtcaaaaatgtattattatttgtttatttcaacaTTATGGTAATTAACTATAactcataaaataaataaagatgcTCAACTGACTATTACATTGGTTCAAACTGCAAATTGATCAACTGGCCCTGTGGTACACTGAAGGTGAAAGAAATtaattgaaataatgtatctaaGAAAAAGGATACACTTTTTATGTTAAGTACATACATGTGTAGGGGTACGTACCTATGTAATGCCTACATTGTGTGTAGCTATGAAAAAGttcgcggtaacaccatgtgcatgtaatgactatctctaatgagttgggggtggttctgaaaagaaccattggtttcaacttgtACAacctttcagaaccaacaccaactcattagagatagccAAACaataccacaaacctttctattgaccccttgcacgcgtatcacacgcggcgaccaatgccacgctcaccatgttggtgggcagttaggttgacgtgtattaacgccgcgtcgcctaaaatgctcactttactgcataacgcgcagcatagagttatatatatcaAAAcccacagtgaaattgcccaccagtatggcgctttcaagatttttctgctgatgacgtccggtgaaatgggtcaatatcgtatttccaccatgcaaactttcaaatctTACATTGTAGATGTCACTCTAGTACTTCCAACAATCTACCATATTACTAAAAAATATGAGCCTGACTGTGTACATAATACCTTATCGGTAAGTCTATCTTTACATATCCCTGTAGATGTACAAAAAATTACCAACTCGACTGTATTTAACTTTTGTGGGTAGAGACGTCCACCgttcttgctctatggtgtaaCTAGTGCCGTTGGTTGGCTATTTTATCAAGTTTATAGAtgagagcccccccccctaaaaaaacctaaacaacaacaacaacaacaacatagtTTGATTCCCATGTCCCATGAGTAGTACAAATAATGAATATTGATTCATATCATATCCATGATGATCAAAGTATTGACTACAGCCTAATCACCATGTTAACAAGCACTGAAGCATAGGCTGCCCTTAGCAATgtacccttagcaacagctgtGCAGCGTCTTAAATGGCCGTACATGCGCATCATAAGACCACAACACCCTACTCTATGGTGAGCAGTCTTGGCAGTGGCATGACTCAGCACCAGAGGGATCAATTTTAAAGGTAGCTGTACAGCtgtacaggggtggatttcacaaaaagttaagactagtcacaTCTCaacttacaatacatgtacacgtagggGGACTTGTACTCAACCTAACTTAGCACTAGCCATacctttttaaaggatttggatactttttgtaacacaaaacccgtgtccacagatttacactaaacttacaccgtttgaagacaatgatagtagaaagcgtaccttaaaatattagttgctgaggtgctgcagtttttgagaaatgagtaaaacaatgccatgaaaatacgtttttacatgctaaaataattttcgtctcataatcaccgagacgaaaattattttcatgacattgttttactcatttctcaaaaaactacagcacctcagcacgtaatattttcatggaagctttctacaatcattatcttcaaactgcgtaagtttagtgtaaatctgtcgACATTGTATTTTTTCTACAAAGAGTACATAAACcctttaatatctcctaggactgcAATCCTGgctaaaaataaaatgcttgGGGCACCCATTCCCAATGCTACATAAAACCATTACATGTCCACTTCCCCCTGACAAGAAATATTCTCTCACCCATCCCTCCGCTCATGGTTGACTGTAACGCAGAAGACCGCGCAATCAAAACCAACATTaaaagggggcagggggccccaatgagatatggccgggattgtagctctaagttaggactagtctagtcctaactctttgtgtaaCAGTGTAATTGACcccttgggtggatttcacaaagagttaagactagtcttatcttgagttaggacgagttacttgtcctaacttaggactagccatatgtttttaatatctcctaggactatgtcctaagttagcactagtcctaactctttgagaaatcgaccCCCCGGAAACCTTTGGAATAAATCTGGTCCTTTGAGACACCAATGATTGAATCATGCCAAATATTTAAGAGTTTAGAATCTGTAGCCATACCAGTCTGTGTATCTATAAATCTGTGCCGTTTCCAGAGCCTTGGCTAGGTTCTTGGATTTCCTCGATTGTTGAGCGAGCTGTTTGCTGATGCTGGCATTAGATCTCTTTAGGGAACGCTCTTTGCGGAGTTGATCATTTTTCGACCTCACCCATCTaaagaaaatacagaaaatgaattttgtttgttttaaaataatgcgGAATtcataaaatttacaaattttaaaaatccattaatctgggcccaatttcacagaacCGCTTATAAGCTCATGTAGCTAACCaaaaacaatagaccgatccattacgCTCCACTCTactgcgtattgaccaatcacgacccattgcgcaaccaaaagtctgacaaaataaggtccgacatgcgtgcgcgtatgcttggcacgCTCGGCAGAGTTGTTCAGAATGGCTTGGAGAGGCTGaagtgttcttgctcacacgtgcaccGTGGGTGGAGCCTAATTGATCGATCTATTCTGATGACAAGAGTAAGGTTTagtagatgttaagtttgcatcggggataaagaatatgttttacccatatacaccgatttgtgttagcactgtctaCTTTGTACTTTCCCCgcttgaaccaatgaccttagcaattctagagcactGTCTCGCCAACTAGACCTgtaagattgcctggtagctattGGCAAAATAAGCTAGTGGCAGAATAAGGTTAGTAGTCAAAACACCTTATCATTTGTACCATCTGGTTTTGGTATCCTgctttttctgcttagcaaacaaattttaaggaatattctctgcttaaagacactggacacctttggtaactgtcaaaaaccagtcttcttacttggtgtatctcaacatatgtgaaaatttgaacttaattggtcgtcgaagttgcgagataatcaggaagaaaaaaacactcttgtcactggaagtcgtgtgctttcagatgctttatttcaggacctcaaagtctaattttgagatcttgaaatcaaattagtgaaaaattacttctttcttcaaaaactacattacttcagagggagctgtttctctcgaTGAtttaaatactatcaacagctccccgttgctcgataccaagaaagttttgatgccaacaattatttttaataattaccaatagtgtcccatgtcttcaagcagctctatgaacttgagCCCAGTGCTTCCTAGTGCTGTGTGAACTACTTACTGTTTGAAGGCCTGGTCACAATCTTTGCGGTCGCGTATATAGAACCCGTTGACCTTCTCCTGCTCTGCTTGTTTCCGGAGTTTTCTCTCTCGCTTGGCCTGGCTCTGCTTCATCTGAAGCCAGtcctgatagttgtcatcggtgTTGCCCTGATCCTGTAGAAAAAAATTagtaaatataataattattattaatggtctATTTCTATTTCAACAATATCGATTACACAGACGcttgtattaaacaaatctgaaaTATTGTTGTTACTGTACAAAAGGTAGTTAATAAGATAAAAAAAGCAGAAATATTCTAAACAAACCCCAAAGATAAAAGAGCAAAATAAGACCCAGAATAACACCAGAAGACAAACTTATCAAAGTGCTGTCCATTATCAGATCAGGACAACATTGCACAaggaaaacagtaaaaaaaaaaccaagacaacaaaaacacaagctaTTGTTTGTTGATAAGATTAAACCAGGGATGGAATAAGGCGAATCTTGTAACGGTTTAGTGTGACATTTAATAGATGACCACTGGTCAGAATTTCTTAAAAGTTACTATTAATGAGGAAGCCAATTACTGTTAATGCTGGAGTTCAACAATGACTTGCACATTGAACAATCCACAAAGTTTCTTAACTCCAAGCATAAAGCCTCAAGCTGCTTGCTCAATCACTGGGGCTGATTATACCTTCTCTGCCCTTACAGGTttccatttatacacctgggttaagagaagcaatttgtGGTAAAgcgtcatgactgggatttaaacccacagTCCGATAAACAACCAATAGAACTTGAGACCGATTTATTAGTCAGcatggccatgacacgccatgaTGTTGTCTGTTGATGCAAACACAGACTAAATCATTGAAATAGAATTTATCTTGAAAACATGTACCTTCTCTCCGCCATGCCTCTTCTGGTCTTTCTCAGACTGCCTCCTCTGCTTCTGACTGTCTTGTTTGTTCTGCAGCCACGCCTGGAAGGCACTCTCTGCCTCCTCTTGTTTCTTGCGTTGCTCTTCCTCAGCGGCTTTCCTCTCCTCCTGCTCCTTCTGCATTCTCGCTCTCAGCTGCTCTTTCTTGTGTTCCTTCTGCTCTGGTGTCAAGCCGTACTTACTGTGCCCGGTGTAAGTCACTGACCATGACGTGGTGGACTCTCTCTGCGTGCGCGCTGACTGGATCCGTCGGGGTGGAAGCTGCGTCCGATGCAGCCCTGTGTTGTCTGTCGCCGTCGATGGACGAGGCTTAGATGGAGGCGTTGGCTGTAGCTGGTTTGTCGTCTCGTGAGGTGTGGTTTCTTCTGGGATGGGGGCGTCACCGTGGCCGTTCGGGGTAACCGGATCTTTTTTACGTTGATCGGTCTCGTCTGGTAATACTTCAAGTCCCATAGACTGTCTCTCATCATAGCTGAGGTCTTTAACGTTGATTAATTCAAACTTACCATCCCTCTCGATCAGTATCTTCTCATCAGGCCCTCTTGGGCTTTGTCCGTTACTCTTTGAGCTTCTCTGATTGTCACTGtcttttgtttcaatttcaGATGCTTTTTCCTCATCGTCCAGTGTTAGCTTCGCGACCTCAATGTCATTTGGATCTGTGACGACTTCTGAGGATGGTGCTGCTTCACTGTCTACATTTTCACTTGCGGTGTTATCATTCTCGACATCCGGTTCCGTTTCAAAATCCTCCTCATCGTCATGAAACTCGACCGCGATAACCTTCTCACTGAACGTTACCTTACGATCTGTCCTCTCTGGGATCTCTCCCTCTGCCCTGAGCTGCTCGTTTAACTCTCGAACTCGGCTGGCGATGTCGTACTCCGGCGGATCGTCCATCGGCAGGAAACCCTCATCCTTCAGCTTCTGTAACTCCAACTCAAGGAGCTTCTGCTCGTCCGACAACTCATCATCTGAGGCTGTTTCATGTTCATATTCTTCGTTCCCAATGACCGTTTCATGTCTCTCTGTGCTTTCCTCGTTCAATGGATACTGTGACGCTGGCTCTTCTCGTCTGGACTCTGATCTGGAATAACGTTCATCCTGACCTCCTTCCTGCAAAGAATTGTAGAAATAAAGTACCGGTAAATGAAAATAGCGATCGGCATCATCTTTTTCAAACAGTAATGAGGGTCTTTGCTGTTAAAATGTCTGTTCATAGATACAAGGAGTAAATATTCTCAATTTAGGAAGTACATGTTATGAAaagacaccttttggtaataaAACCCGTTACAGAACTCATTTGAGGATCTTTAACCAGAAGAAAACATCAAGAGAATTATTTCATTGGTTAAGGACTACATGTATACGGTCGTTAATGAAGTTTGCAATGATTTTAGGTGCATTTTGAAGCTCctggaaaatataattgtttttattttaaaaacggtgtgtacaacattgtacatgtaagatTAAAAATATGTTCACAGGGCTAGTAAAATGAGTTTTATCTTGCTAGATCTCAAAGTTTTGGTTGGAAAAATGTCTTTTATTTGACCCCCTAGGTCAGCAGTTCTGGTAATGAGTTGGGTCTGTCTGTAAATGAGATGAAAATGCTAcatgtaagtaggatttgaaactttgcatggtggaaatacgatatggaaaggtttgcggtaacaccatgtaatgactatctctagtgagttggggtggttctgaaaagaaacgttgagttgaaaccaacggttccttttcagaaccaccccaactcactagagatagtcattacatggtgttaccgcaaacctttccataatgctacatgtacaaacgGACCCTGTGGGTGTGCACACAAGAGGAAAATGGTGATTAAAAGTGCACAagttggcagtaagcagagtcatgaaagtgggccctggtctttgacaattaccaacaggtTTTCCTGCTTAAGCCGGTTTGGCTACATTTTTCTAGAACGTAGCGAAAAAGAGTTTTATGTGATGGGGGCTTCACCTGTGAGTCCGTAGCCGTGTCCTCAGTTTCTCCATCTCTCATCAGTAAATCTATCTCTTTATCGATTGAGCTCATGGAATCAGTTCGTTCCATATCATGTTGGGCAGGCTCATTCGCAGTCTCCACCCCTGCCATTGCGGCTGAAGATCCGGTGTGTTTGCGTCAAGATACACTCTAATAATTGGTTCAATCCTTCAGAAAATCATAAACCTGGAGAGGGGAAATGATTAAAGAACACTTTATTCAACACACATTACTACCGTTTTAATCTAATCATTGGATTTTGGACCACTTTTTAACTGTAATGATACGATCAACTTCATTACAAACCTAGTTTTCGGATCCAAACTTTGGTGGCACTGGTTTTCAATGCTGCATGGGGTGTGCACAGGgccgggaaggggggggggggtagggttaaGGTaagattagggttagggttaggcatGTTTAAtgttagggttaggatttacAGGAAATTCGTGTAAACATGTCAGTAACAGAGTAACAGAGTAACAAAGAATAGTTCCCAGACGCACGCGTGTCCATATATATGTTTCAAGTTCACAAAGCGCGGATTGGGTATCTTTTCTTTCTAGGACGAATGTGTGCAGATAGTTatacacgtttgtcctgggaaaaaaatggtTGCACGGTCGGGGGACAATCAGCATATCGGCATTAGCGATAAAAGAGCGgtagttgagaaaattcacactcaaaattcatttgatttttactcaaaacctGTGATACCTATTTGAACAATTCCAAGTGTAGGGCTATCCGCAACTTCTGAAGAAGCATTAGATCGATAAGTTTCATGATACAGATCATgcttttcaacatgttcaaagaagCGAAAGATTTTGATATCACTATCAGAGTCAGacgtgctggggccaaggatacggctAGTTCATCCTAGTTACTCCACAGTGAGTTACAGTACGAAAATCCCACAGTAGCCTACGGtaggtgtcaggacacttcatACCATTGCACCACAGGCAgactggataactttccgtatggcgccaccactttttcactcataatCATAGTCATTTTTACAAACCAAAAGGGGATAAATTtaaaattagatactattataatattaattattatttcatatcgaatgaaaaagtggtggcgccatacggaaacctttccGGCAGACTTATtaccatgttattgttaacaaTAACAGTAACTAATCACTCACTTTTCACAGCAGTCTCACTTGACTTAGCGTTGACACCTGGCATTATGATTATTCGCGTTCTAAAGACTCCAGATCTGATCATCTGTCACTTTTGTCAGTCATctaaaaaaacatgtcatgGAAATCCACTTTTCTCCCAATTTCCGTGTCAATTTAGATACCCAATCTGTATTCTTTGAATAGTCGGCATCAGCGATGGTTCATATATAAGCACAAGAAAGGAGATCCGGTGCATTAAACGTTAGTCATAatggtttattgtttatttaatgaCTTTTCTTTGCACACAAATCGATACGTGTTTTGGCCGAGCACCATTGGCAACGCCATAACGTAATTGAGTGGCTCAGACTGGTACCCAGTTCGCAAAGTACAAGCAATAATTTTAGGTGAGTCTAGGTTTCAGATTTGTATAggacgccctctgttgatttcAGGTCGGAGGATTTTTGTGGGCGGGACGAAAGGGGGTACGAAGGAGGttgaaaaagggggggggtcaCGAATGTCCATGGTGATACTATAATAAATCCATCTAGGAAAGGTGCACCATTGCATGGGTAGGCGATAATAAGACCAGTGTTGGAGGCACTGGTGGTCGACACCGTTGTCAAagatatctcaacataaataacaaacctgccaGGTTTGTTGACGATTGAActaattcaaaattattttgaccgTCAAAAAGTTGTGAGAGAAGACAAAAACCTTGTCATGCAATGTTGTGCTTAAGGTGCTTAAAATcgggtctcgaattcaattcaaataatttcagCAAgaaatttc
Above is a window of Asterias rubens chromosome 11, eAstRub1.3, whole genome shotgun sequence DNA encoding:
- the LOC117296624 gene encoding coiled-coil domain-containing protein 181-like, encoding MAGVETANEPAQHDMERTDSMSSIDKEIDLLMRDGETEDTATDSQEGGQDERYSRSESRREEPASQYPLNEESTERHETVIGNEEYEHETASDDELSDEQKLLELELQKLKDEGFLPMDDPPEYDIASRVRELNEQLRAEGEIPERTDRKVTFSEKVIAVEFHDDEEDFETEPDVENDNTASENVDSEAAPSSEVVTDPNDIEVAKLTLDDEEKASEIETKDSDNQRSSKSNGQSPRGPDEKILIERDGKFELINVKDLSYDERQSMGLEVLPDETDQRKKDPVTPNGHGDAPIPEETTPHETTNQLQPTPPSKPRPSTATDNTGLHRTQLPPRRIQSARTQRESTTSWSVTYTGHSKYGLTPEQKEHKKEQLRARMQKEQEERKAAEEEQRKKQEEAESAFQAWLQNKQDSQKQRRQSEKDQKRHGGEKDQGNTDDNYQDWLQMKQSQAKRERKLRKQAEQEKVNGFYIRDRKDCDQAFKQWVRSKNDQLRKERSLKRSNASISKQLAQQSRKSKNLAKALETAQIYRYTDWYGYRF